The genomic interval GTTAGAGCCTACTTGATCGGTTTAACCTTTGGGCTGGTTGCATCTCCCTGTAGCACACCCGTTCTGGCAAGCCTCCTCGCATGGATTACGACGACCCAAGACCCCGTGTTGGGTAGCTTCTTGTTGCTGTTTTACACCGCAGGTTATGTCGCACCTTTAATTTTGGCTGGCACGTTCACTGCATCGATCAAAAAACTGTTGGAACTGCGCCGCTGGTCTGGTTGGATTACGCCTGCAAGCGGAATTCTCCTGGTTGGGTTTGGGGTGTTCTCTTTATTGTTCCGGTTGCTGCCTGCGGGCACTGTCTAGTAAAGGCGGTTCTTTGTTCCTTACCCCAAACCTCGTACCCCATACTTCACCTCTTAACCAGGAATTCCTGGCGGGTCTAAACCAATGACAGCGAAAGAGCTAATTTTTGCAAAAATATCTGGCTTGGGAGCCGATTCCCGAAACTATTTCAAGCGAGAACTAATCCCATTTCTGGCAGACCTGCGGCTGGCGATCGTCCTCTTACTGCTGATTGCCATTTTTAGTATGTCTGGTACTGTCATTGAACAGGGACAAGCGGTTGAATTTTATCAAGCCAACTACCCGGAACATCCTGCTCTGTTTGGCTTTCTGACCTGGAAGCTGCTGCTGACGCTGGGGCTAGATCATGTTTACCGCACCTGGTGGTTTTTAGCCCTGCTGATTTTGTTTGGCTCTAGTCTCACTGCCTGCACCTTCAAACGGCAACTCCCTGCCCTCCGATGGTTTTCTCGCACCTGGAATTTCTACACCCAACCCCGCCAGTTTCAGAAATTTGCCCTGAGCGCAGAATTTTCTCAGGGCAACCTGGATGAGGTCGTGCCCTTACTAGAAGGTCGGCGGTACAAAATTTTTCGTCAGGACGATTCCCTCTATGCCCATAAAGGAATTGCTGGTCGCATCGGTCCCATTGTGGTTCACGCCAGTATGCTCCTGATTCTACTAGGAGCAATCTGGGGTGCGCTGACTGGCTTTACTGCCCAGGAGATGATTCCCAGCGGTCGGACGTTTCAGATTACAAACATCACGGATGCTGGGCCGCTGGCAGAACCTCAAATTCCTAAGGACTGGGCGGTTAAGGTCAATCGCTTCTGGATTGATTACACCCCTGCTGGTGCGATCGATCAGTTTTACTCTGACTTATCTGTCCTTGATAGGGACGGAAAGGAAGTCCAGCATAAAACGATCCATGTCAATGAACCCCTGCGCCATCGGGGAGTGACTCTGTATCAGGCTGATTGGGGGATTGCCGCCGTTCGTGTTCACATTAATCAGAGTCCCCTATTTCAAATCCCAATGGCACAGCTTGACACGGGGGATGCGGGGCGGATCTGGGGCACCTGGGTTCCCACCAAACCCGATATGAGTGAAGGGGTTTCCCTGGTCGTTAAGGATTTGCAAGGGATGGTATTGGTCTACGACATGACAGGCAAACTGGTCTCCACCGTCCGTGCGGGCATGTCTATCCAGGTGAATGGGGTGACGCTGGCAGTCAAGGAACTGGTTGGCAGTACGGGGCTACAAATCAAAGCCGATCCGGGTATTCCGATCGTCTATGCGGGCTTTGGACTACTTATGGTAGGGGTACTCATGAGTTACATCTCCCACTCCCAATTTTGGGCGCTGCAAAAGGATGGACGCCTCTACGTGGGGGGGCGCACCAACCGTGCTCAAGTTGCCTTCGAACGAGAAATGCTGGAGCTGTTGGATCAGCTAAACGTAAGTCAAACTCAGACAACCATCACTCCGGCTGAATTTGTCCATCAGTGAGGGGGGACGAATCATTAAAAGATAGGATGAGGAGCGAGGAGTTAGGGGATGGTGAACACTGCCCAGGAGCTGTTACCCGACTCAAAATCTCAAATTCAAAACTGGTCTCCACCTCCACTGCACACGTTTTGCACAAAGTATCCGTCAGTGTAGGGATTAATACTATACTCAGATAGAAACGTATGCCGAAATCTATGCAAGTGTCGCTGCGAAATCGATTACATCCTCTGATTCACAGCTTGGCAGATAGTATTGAGGAAATTTGGCAGCAACACCTGGAGCTGTCTCCCTATACTGTGCCAGAAGATTTGGGCTACATTGAGGGACATTTAGAGGGAGAACGGTTGGTGATTGAAAACCACTGTTACCAAACTCCTCAGTTTCGCAAGCTACATCTGGAACTGGCCCAGGTTGGAAATGGATTGGATATTCTCCATTGCGTCATGTTTCCCAATACCGATTACGCCCTACCCATTTTTGGGGCTGACCTAGTTGGAGGGCGCGGTGGTGCAATTAGTGCCGCGATCGCCGACTTATCTCCCATCAATAGCGATCGCTCGTTACCAGAAAGCTATCATCAAGCGTTGGCAGCACTGCCTGCGATTCAATTTTCGCAACCCCGCGCTCTACCACAATGGGGTGATATTTTTTCGGACTTCTGTCTCTTTGTACACCCGGTCAATGCTCAAGAAGAAGCCGCTTTTTTACAGCGTGTACGGGATTTTTTAACGCTCCATTGTCAAATTGCCAGCCAAGAGCCTCCCTTGCGCTCTCGGTTTGATGTAGACAAAGTATTAGCAAGACACCAGTATTACTGCTCTAGACAGCAACAAAATGACAAAACTCGCCGGGTTCTAGAAAAATCCTTTGGTGCAGAATGGACCGATCGCTACATGACCACGATGCTATTTGACTGCGCTGTTTAAATAGCAGAAAGAGAGAATTTAGGAGCCAGGAGCCAGAATCCAGATTTTTGGCTCCTATCGGCTTTGGGTGCTGGCGTCAAAAATTACTACCTGGAAAGTGGGGCAAGCGTTTTGAGTTGAAGCCGAGGAGTACCCGGTGAGAATGAGGAATGATGCATTGAGAAAGTCTTTGCGCTTTGTGCCTTCTCTCTGCCCTTCATCCTTTCTCAGCCCCCACCCTCCTCTCTTAATGCTTCTTTAAACTGAGGATAATATTAAGGAATGTAACAATATTCCAATAAAAGTTTATCCAGGTCGCCTTTATCTAAGGGGCTGAAATGGTTTCTTGAAGGAGGTTTGAGCGCTTCTAAACATTTCTTAATCAAGTCTCTCATTCCCACCCCAAAATTTGCACAAAAATTGCACAATTAGGTTGCTTTAATCGGTGGCAGGTTCAAAAGCCACTGAACCCTTCGATCCTTTGGATCAGGGTTCAGATTTCTCAAAGTTCTCTGCAAGGTACATCTGTTGACTGAAGCTGGGAGCTTGAGGGATACCTTTGCTGTGGAACTTCACTTTTTGGTTAATCCGTTGTTGATGGTGTGACAAGCAGAATAAAGCTGAACTCATCTTGTTCTAGCCTGTTTGGTAAACAAGGTTTGTATCGCCTGATTCTGTTTATTACTCATGGAAACGGTAAACCGCCACAGCATCCCCTG from Kovacikia minuta CCNUW1 carries:
- a CDS encoding cytochrome c biogenesis protein; translated protein: MTAKELIFAKISGLGADSRNYFKRELIPFLADLRLAIVLLLLIAIFSMSGTVIEQGQAVEFYQANYPEHPALFGFLTWKLLLTLGLDHVYRTWWFLALLILFGSSLTACTFKRQLPALRWFSRTWNFYTQPRQFQKFALSAEFSQGNLDEVVPLLEGRRYKIFRQDDSLYAHKGIAGRIGPIVVHASMLLILLGAIWGALTGFTAQEMIPSGRTFQITNITDAGPLAEPQIPKDWAVKVNRFWIDYTPAGAIDQFYSDLSVLDRDGKEVQHKTIHVNEPLRHRGVTLYQADWGIAAVRVHINQSPLFQIPMAQLDTGDAGRIWGTWVPTKPDMSEGVSLVVKDLQGMVLVYDMTGKLVSTVRAGMSIQVNGVTLAVKELVGSTGLQIKADPGIPIVYAGFGLLMVGVLMSYISHSQFWALQKDGRLYVGGRTNRAQVAFEREMLELLDQLNVSQTQTTITPAEFVHQ
- a CDS encoding phycocyanobilin:ferredoxin oxidoreductase; the protein is MPKSMQVSLRNRLHPLIHSLADSIEEIWQQHLELSPYTVPEDLGYIEGHLEGERLVIENHCYQTPQFRKLHLELAQVGNGLDILHCVMFPNTDYALPIFGADLVGGRGGAISAAIADLSPINSDRSLPESYHQALAALPAIQFSQPRALPQWGDIFSDFCLFVHPVNAQEEAAFLQRVRDFLTLHCQIASQEPPLRSRFDVDKVLARHQYYCSRQQQNDKTRRVLEKSFGAEWTDRYMTTMLFDCAV